The proteins below come from a single Rosa rugosa chromosome 2, drRosRugo1.1, whole genome shotgun sequence genomic window:
- the LOC133734009 gene encoding protein NUCLEAR FUSION DEFECTIVE 4-like, with the protein MAKMSSSKPSESLQFAVQVVQGRWFTVVASFLIMAGAGAAFLFGVYSKQIKSTLGYDQSTLNLLGFFKDLGANVGVLSGLIGEVTPTWFVLLVGSAMNFTGYFMIWLAVTGKIAKPKVWQMCMYICIGANSQNFANTGALVTCVKNFPESRGVMLGLLKGFTGLSGAMFNQIYLAVYGNDSKSLVLLIAWLPAALSVVFVYTIRPMKVVRQPNELRVFYHFLYISIALALFLMVMTIMQKQIAFSQAAYAGSVAVVCVFLFLPLGIAIREELLLWNLKKQPVDPPTEVAVQKPEATEQPKTEKAEKTETPCFAEICNKPPRGEDYTILQALLSVDMLILFIATLCGLGSSLTAVDNLGQIGESLGYPTKTISSFISLVSIWNYFGRVFSGFVSESLLVRWKMPRPLMMTLALLLSSVGHLLIAFPVPGSVYVASVIIGISFGAQLPLLFAIISELFGLKYYSTLFNCGQLASPLGSYILNVKVTGMLYDREALKDLARKGMTRSSVKELICIGSQCYRLSFSILAAVTFFGALVSLVLVIRTREFYKSDIYKKFREESEDL; encoded by the coding sequence ATGGCCAAAATGAGCAGCTCTAAACCTAGTGAGTCGCTCCAGTTTGCAGTGCAAGTGGTTCAAGGAAGATGGTTCACAGTGGTTGCATCCTTTCTTATCATGGCCGGAGCCGGAGCAGCTTTTCTGTTCGGAGTCTACTCCAAGCAGATCAAGTCCACTCTCGGCTACGACCAATCCACCCTCAACTTGCTCGGCTTCTTCAAAGACCTCGGCGCCAACGTCGGAGTCCTCTCCGGCTTAATAGGTGAAGTAACCCCAACTTGGTTCGTTCTCCTAGTCGGCTCCGCCATGAATTTCACCGGCTACTTCATGATCTGGCTTGCCGTCACCGGTAAAATAGCCAAACCCAAAGTCTGGCAGATGTGCATGTACATTTGTATCGGAGCAAATTCTCAGAACTTTGCAAATACCGGAGCTCTTGTCACTTGTGTCAAGAACTTCCCGGAAAGCAGAGGCGTTATGCTTGGTCTGTTGAAGGGTTTTACTGGGCTTAGTGGAGCCATGTTTAATCAGATTTACTTGGCAGTTTATGGAAACGATTCGAAATCGTTGGTTCTACTCATTGCTTGGCTCCCTGCTGCTCTTTCTGTAGTGTTTGTGTACACCATTCGTCCAATGAAAGTTGTTAGGCAACCAAATGAGCTCAGAGTCTTTTACCATTTCCTCTACATCTCTATTGCTCTTGCTTTGTTTCTCATGGTTATGACCATAATGCAGAAACAGATTGCTTTCTCCCAAGCTGCCTATGCCGGAAGCGTCGCTGTGGTTTGTGTGTTTCTCTTTCTCCCTCTTGGAATTGCAATTAGAGAAGAGCTGCTCCTCTGGAACCTCAAGAAACAACCAGTCGATCCTCCGACGGAGGTAGCGGTTCAGAAACCAGAAGCAACTGAGcaaccaaaaacagagaaagcaGAGAAAACAGAGACGCCCTGTTTTGCTGAGATATGCAACAAGCCACCAAGAGGAGAAGACTACACAATTTTACAAGCCCTCCTTAGCGTAGACATGCTCATTCTCTTCATTGCAACGCTATGTGGTCTCGGGTCAAGCTTGACGGCCGTAGACAATTTGGGGCAAATCGGTGAGTCTCTCGGATACCCAACTAAGACAATAAGCTCTTTTATATCACTAGTGAGCATATGGAACTACTTTGGTAGAGTCTTTTCCGGGTTTGTCTCGGAAAGCCTATTAGTAAGGTGGAAAATGCCCAGACCACTCATGATGACTCTTGCGCTTCTTCTATCAAGTGTCGGCCACCTCCTCATTGCATTTCCGGTCCCTGGTTCAGTTTATGTGGCATCAGTGATCATTGGGATTTCTTTTGGTGCCCAACTACCGTTGCTTTTCGCCATCATTTCCGAGCTGTTTGGGCTCAAGTACTACTCCACATTGTTCAATTGTGGACAGTTAGCGAGTCCTCTCGGGTCTTACATTCTCAATGTGAAGGTCACCGGGATGCTCTATGATCGAGAGGCGTTGAAGGATTTGGCAAGGAAAGGGATGACAAGGTCTTCGGTGAAGGAGCTGATTTGTATTGGGAGTCAGTGTTATAGGCTGTCTTTCTCAATTTTAGCTGCTGTCACATTTTTTGGTGCTCTTGTTTCACTGGTTCTGGTAATTAGGACGAGGGAGTTCTACAAGAGTGATATATATAAGAAGTTTAGAGAGGAATCAGAAGATTTATAG